The genomic segment aaaaagaaatgagtTTTGAAAGACTTAGAATATCGGTCTATGGGCTTTTAATGTGGACCGAATCTCAAATGagttttataaacaaattatatgaACACTATAAAAGCATGCGACgtgatgaatatatttttttttgttttccttgtttgttttcttaGAAATGAGAACATGAAAATAAGATGTAATTACAAGATTTGCATGCACTACACACACTTTGTTTTGAGAGGTTTAGCTAAAATGCATggaatttgaaatatttttttttaacatgaacatGAAAACAAGGATGGCTACAACAAACATGAAAACATGACCCCTATTCATATTATCCATTCATGTATCATCCAAGCAAGTGAAAACCAtgtcatgattttattttatttttcattaataaccAAGAAAGCatgcaacattaaaaaaaaaaaaacaaagcctaACTATTATCATTATAAGTCTAGGTTACAagtgaacttaaaaaaaacaatctttgtttttctttcatgtatttgtttttttaaccaaaataaacacatttattaaggtttatatatatagtagtaaAAGGCATGCAAAACCTaaactaaatacaaataaactgTAAGCCAAACTTTAGAtttttatccatgcatttttcACATATTTAgccatcatatttttattttatttttttacatgtttttttcttataaaatcacACAATATCTAGATTAAACTTAACTAAGCCTCAGAacatcattttgtttatttatgttcacgcattttaaaacaaaaaaatacataaagcaTCATTTTGCATTATTTTACCAGGAATCCTAAAGAAAGTAAAAAGGGAAGCCAGGTTGTGACTTGAGTGGTTCTAGCTAGGAGTGTttattttcggttcgattcggtttttatcaaaaaaaataaccaaactgaattttttaaaaaaaaaccgaaaccagttcaaaccgatggtttcggtttggttcggtttggtttggttttttagaacaaaaattggttcaaaccggtttggctcggttttttcggtttggctcagtttttccGGTtttgttcggttttttcggttccaggcttaaaaaaccgaaaccgaaccaaaccgatcggttttttcaaaattttaattaatttaatcggtttttttttcatgattcagtttttcggttatttttttctggttttctcggtttaataggttttttagtttttttgaataCCCCTAGTTCTAGCAGCATAGGGAAGTGTTGTAGAGGCTTCCAATGTATTCCAGAGAGAATTATGGTGGTTCTCTCTCTCTAGAATGGGGTTACATATTTCTCCTTGGTTAATgcctctttttttctatttgtttcttctttattttcctctCTTGCCCTTTTATGTCGTCTGGaacattttggtttaaaatgAAACAATTTGATGACCTAAAAATcaacattttccttttttatataattcaggTTTTCGGTGTTTTGAAGTGGTTTTCACTCTCTTGAACTCAAATTTCCCTTAGAcactatcttttttattaatactacaataatttaaaatgttttaaacttatagtatttttgtttttcttttgctgtACATTAAAATGTTCGAAATTCAATTTTTCCTCCACTCTAGAaacataataacaaaaatataatttagttgtAATTACTTTGTGAATAATAATTGAAAGTTAAGTTAAATtgcgattttatttttttgtcttagtcatgaatcatatattaacttttaaaataattgttattgaaCCATTTCTACTGCCACTAGAAGCACAAAGCGCCAGTTTTTTTATTACAGAATGAAGACTGTTTTGGCATCTGCAGATCTTTTCTATGCCTCCAGACCTCGTATTAGAAGTATAGAAGTAAAACCGAACCGACTTCGGTTGTAACCTTCTAATTTAAAGAGGTGCTGGTCTCTATCATCCATGTACATGAGGAATTATTTGACTTCCTCGAACACATCttacaacaaacaaacaagctTTCGCTAGGAATTGGCGAAACTTGATAATTAGAAAATCCATGTACTTTTGCGCCAATCTCCACACCATTGATCTGAAACAATGTGTGAAGAGGTTCGCAGAACTTCACATTTGTAGGCTAATTTCTGCTCACTGTAAACCAACAGACAGCAGATACACAGTAAGTATGCATTCAACCATATGAAGATGGATTGAGTTGATGAAATCCTTGCCACAACATTCAGGACTTCTTGCACAGTAGTCGTTTCTAATTTGCAACACCCTCCTCTTCACACAGATGTGTGAGCATTAGATTGCATGCATGCCACTACTGCCAGCACATCATGTTTCAATCAGATGGCACCCGGTGCCAATTAGTCAAACTTCAATTGGTCAAGTTGTCAATCATTCTTCATTCCATCTATCTCTTTTCACTCTAACTCTTTCACCATTGAAGTGGATATACTTCCATTTACACTGGTACCTTTCAAGAACCAACTCCCGCTTCTCTTCCTGACCTAATTTCTTGAAGGCACGTGCCACCCTCCAAACAGTATCTTCATCTGGTCTTACACCCAACTCCTCCATGTCAGCGAACACCTGAGTTTCTcgtaaaaagaaattcaagctTTAATACCATACCTATAACTCTCAAATTAAGCATTATTCAGATTTCACGTTTTCCAatcaaataattgaaagaaaagatgGGAACGGTTTACCAGTACCTCTATTATCTCATCTTGCATGTTATGATGATCATACAGAGAAATCATCCTTGAAAATAAGCGCTTCGACATAGAGCGAGTATGTACATGTATAATCATGTTCCATAATGATTTAGCCTCATCTACCCTGTCATCCTTATCGAATGCCAGTAGAAGGGTGTCATATGTTCCCAGCGTTGCTCCTTGACCTTTGCTCAACATCCACTTTGCCACCTGAGTACAAAATAGACTTACTACAGGCTAATAGAATTGTAAAATATTCACTCCAGCAACAATAATTATTTACACAAATAAGCTAGAAATATCACAATAGACTGTACTCGTTAACATCATGACAGAACATCCATCAGGAAagaaagtaaagaaagaaagaacaagaaaacaCCACAGAAGACAAAGAAACCCACTAGCACTGAAAGTGCTTCACATTATTTGTTCGGTCAACTTCTCACAGTTTAGCCTACAGATCAATACGACAAAACAGTTCTGTGAGAAAGAATTCTTATTGCACATGGTTTAATCCTTCCAAGAGACTCCTTTAATTAAACTAATGTTCATCAACATATGAACTCAAAATAACTCATCAGAGATATCAGGTTAGGATTTGACCATATGCAGAGCTATTAACTTTCACCACATGATGATGCCATATGGTGATGTTCAATTATAAATAATGCAACAGTTGATGTAAACAATCAGATGTCATTTTATCTTCAATAACATCAATTAGAATGGTTCCTATATATTCAGGCATGAGGTTgacatcaaaacaaaattttgaacaTGGCATACTTGAATTACACGTGTCCATTGCCTCCTCTGCTGCAATATTTTTAAAGCTTTCGCTGCTGCAATCAATGGAAACTCTGTCTCCCAGGCTGTCCATTTATCTAATGCTCCATAAACAGCCTCTTTCTCGTTAGGAAGTTCAGAAACCTGCCATTTCAaaccaaacaagaaaattaaatttcaaacagAGAACATTgcactttttattattaattttcataaagcACTTTTTATTACTAAAAAACTTCATTGTTCTAAATATATGTTTAAGGTTGCCATAAACTTCAAAACAGTTCTCTGCTAGGCAAAATACTACGCTTGAAGAAACTTACAATTCTAACAAGATTCAGTGCCTTTTGCCCAGATCCAGCTGAATCTCTTTTCTGCCATAAGTGGTGCTCCTTCTTTCCTGATTTCTTTACAACCTTCCTGCAGTACACCAGTATGTCTAAGCAAAACATTTGTGACAAGTAAAACAATGAATATAGCAGGTTTTTCTCTTGTCTAATGATCAAGGACAACCAATTTAGTAAACCACTCAAAATTGATTATCAAAAATTACAGAGAAAGGAAAATCACCTATTCTCATCAGCTCTGGAATTcagttttagttgtttttgaGAGCATTTGACACAAAGAGCACTTGTTACCTgtgtataaaacaaaaaagactcaGTTAAGACTCTCTAAAATACTTGCAAAGAAATGCAATAACAAGAAAGGgggattgatttttctttcttgcctTTGGTTCGAGGCTAGTAAGCCTTGCTGTCCTTTGGAAGAATGAAATTTTGACACTAGGAAATAAAAATCCAGAGGAGAGAGCTACTTCATTCATCATAATCTACACCATAAATAACTTGTAATAAGatatctcaaagaaaaaaaagcacaaagGCCATaccaaatgaaaaaacaacaaatggtgACCTAGAAATGGTAACCTTGTCACTTGCAGAAGCAAGCATTAGTACTGTGAAGAAattggggaagaagaagatgcttttGAATCTGAGTGAGTGTTGCCTTGCCTGATATGATGGGCACGCtttatatttaatgaaacatgatAGCTAATGCATTTAGTTATTTCTTGCATTGCAACATGATAGCCAGTTGTAGGCATACAGAAACCACATTTAGTTACTTTCCTTCTCTTATTCTCCTTGACCGTGATGTTGTCATTATAGGCCAATCAAGCTTGACTTTGGTGATTCTCTGTTGGAAACGCTACTACTTGCAACCATTTCAATAGGGCCTATACCAAACCTAGACACCTGAAACAGGAGATCTGTACTGAGCCTGAATTTCAGTTTTCATAGTATGTGTTCCGGGGACTCTGTTAGCTTTTTGAGATGGGAAACATTTTGCAGACTCAAGAGTGGGAGAGAATGAGGAGACAGGCAAGTTGCAACTCATTGCCTCCTACATTCAAAAGCATTACTATCCTCTTACGACCTTCACTCAGAAAAGGAGAAACAGGTTCACATAAGGTGAGAACATCCACTGACCGAATCACCCTTTTCAGTATGTACTGTGAGAGTTGATGACTGACTACTAATATTGACATGATAACAGATGATATCATAGTTGTCAGCAATAAGCAACAAAAAGTCAATAATAAGATTACAGGTTGGATATTCATTATGCTATCAAACTTTTCATCCAAGAAAAGAAGTCACAAAATAAGGCCAGGTTAATATTGGCTTCAATATAATGCTTTCTACAAGTTTCTAGAAGTCGACATATAACAGCCCATCTTGGTATACATCCGACTGAGTAGTTTCATTAGATGGGTGGTGTGCACAACATATGAATCGAACAATGTCTATTGTAAGAGTCGCTCTCGGCGACCCAAAAATAAACTTCTTGGCATACCACACTTGATACCAATTCTGGCTCCCAAACCTTACATGCATCAGCAAAAACCTGAACTGGTTTTCCATTTCTGGAGtgattcaaagcaaaaaaaaatgactagtAGATGTCATACAGAAGTACAGCTTCAATAATATCTGAAATCCTTCAGTCTTGAACATACTTGGGTTCAACATCTAGTATGTcttttttgctttgaaaatcAGGAACACGAACCAAATCTTGCAGAAACCTAACAAAGTCCCTTCCGATCTTCATACACAAATCAAATTGCTGACTCAACAACTTGACACAAAACAcaatctctaaatttttttaaagactcCATCTTCTATAATTTGAT from the Populus nigra chromosome 9, ddPopNigr1.1, whole genome shotgun sequence genome contains:
- the LOC133703858 gene encoding pentatricopeptide repeat-containing protein At4g18975, chloroplastic isoform X1 — encoded protein: MGYLRQYKARQHSLRFKSIFFFPNFFTVLMLASASDKIMMNEVALSSGFLFPSVKISFFQRTARLTSLEPKVTSALCVKCSQKQLKLNSRADENRKVVKKSGKKEHHLWQKRDSAGSGQKALNLVRIVSELPNEKEAVYGALDKWTAWETEFPLIAAAKALKILQQRRQWTRVIQVAKWMLSKGQGATLGTYDTLLLAFDKDDRVDEAKSLWNMIIHVHTRSMSKRLFSRMISLYDHHNMQDEIIEVFADMEELGVRPDEDTVWRVARAFKKLGQEEKRELVLERYQCKWKYIHFNGERVRVKRDRWNEE
- the LOC133703858 gene encoding pentatricopeptide repeat-containing protein At4g18975, chloroplastic isoform X3, whose translation is MLASASDKIMMNEVALSSGFLFPSVKISFFQRTARLTSLEPKVTSALCVKCSQKQLKLNSRADENRKVVKKSGKKEHHLWQKRDSAGSGQKALNLVRIVSELPNEKEAVYGALDKWTAWETEFPLIAAAKALKILQQRRQWTRVIQVAKWMLSKGQGATLGTYDTLLLAFDKDDRVDEAKSLWNMIIHVHTRSMSKRLFSRMISLYDHHNMQDEIIEVFADMEELGVRPDEDTVWRVARAFKKLGQEEKRELVLERYQCKWKYIHFNGERVRVKRDRWNEE
- the LOC133703858 gene encoding pentatricopeptide repeat-containing protein At4g18975, chloroplastic isoform X2; translation: MGYLRQYKIMMNEVALSSGFLFPSVKISFFQRTARLTSLEPKVTSALCVKCSQKQLKLNSRADENRKVVKKSGKKEHHLWQKRDSAGSGQKALNLVRIVSELPNEKEAVYGALDKWTAWETEFPLIAAAKALKILQQRRQWTRVIQVAKWMLSKGQGATLGTYDTLLLAFDKDDRVDEAKSLWNMIIHVHTRSMSKRLFSRMISLYDHHNMQDEIIEVFADMEELGVRPDEDTVWRVARAFKKLGQEEKRELVLERYQCKWKYIHFNGERVRVKRDRWNEE
- the LOC133703858 gene encoding pentatricopeptide repeat-containing protein At4g18975, chloroplastic isoform X4 is translated as MMNEVALSSGFLFPSVKISFFQRTARLTSLEPKVTSALCVKCSQKQLKLNSRADENRKVVKKSGKKEHHLWQKRDSAGSGQKALNLVRIVSELPNEKEAVYGALDKWTAWETEFPLIAAAKALKILQQRRQWTRVIQVAKWMLSKGQGATLGTYDTLLLAFDKDDRVDEAKSLWNMIIHVHTRSMSKRLFSRMISLYDHHNMQDEIIEVFADMEELGVRPDEDTVWRVARAFKKLGQEEKRELVLERYQCKWKYIHFNGERVRVKRDRWNEE